GATTAGCAAAACACAAAAGGAGATTGATAGCCAGTATATTATCCTGGAACAGCGTATTCGTGTGATGTACGAGGATGGCCACTCGAGCTACCTTGATGTCCTATTATCCGCCACCAGTTTTTCTGATTTTCTTGACAGACTGCAACTTCTCGCCCAAATAGCGGCGCAAGATAAAAAAGTTCTAACGAATATCCAAACGAATAAGCATCACCTTGATGCAGAGAAGGGTCAAGTACAGCAGCAATTGGCCGAAGTACGAAAGTCGTACAACCTACTGTTGACCCAGAAGACGCAGGAGCAAAATCAGCAACGGGCTGAACAGACGCTCCTGCAGAAGGTACACAGCACGCGGTTATCGCAGCAAGCAGCACTGAAGAGTGAAAATGCCGCGATGCAGAACTTGCAGACGCTGATTAAACAACTTGAAGCTGAGGTGGGCTCGTACACTGGTGCCTCAGATGGCTGGACCTGGCCCGTGCCGGGACATTTCGCAATTAGCTCTCCGTACGGATGGCGTACCTGGTCGGATGGTACGCGAGAGTTTCATAACGGCATTGACATCCCTGCGTCCATTGGAACCCCGATGGTTGCAGCAACGGGCGGTAAAGTCCTTTATGCAGGACCAGCATCAGGCTTTGGAGACTGGATTGTGATTCAGTCCGCAGGTGGACTGCTTGAAATTTACGGGCACATGTACGCGTACGAAATTAAGGTTCATCCGGGAGAAATTGTGCACAAGGGGCAACAAATTGCAGCAGTCGGCAGTAATGGATTCTCTACCGGACCGCACTTGCACTTTACGGTTGCCACAGGTTTTGACGCAGCCGGATTCCCGATTTCAGTGAACCCGACTAAGTATGTAGGCGGGTAGCGCACCTGGCGCCAATGGGCATGGGCCGACGGTTTGGATGGCCAGCGGTCGCAGGATGGCCTTGTTCGCAGCGGTCGCGGGATGGCCAGTGGTCCTAGGCGCGGCGCTAATTGGGACTTGGCAGCGGTCGTAGGCCCGCCAGGACCTATTTCCAGTGACCTGATTTCCATGTGTTTCCCCAATTCGATAACTTTACTACCTAAACATTGCCCGAAGACCTCCCGATGTAACACGAATAACGATACAATCGTCGATAGAGAGTGACTATCGGACAGGAGGTGCCAGTTTGGCCCCAAATAAGACTACAGGACTTACACTCGATACCTGGAATCCCACTGTTCTTCCCGTTGTAGAAAACATCTCGAAGGTTATCGTTGGCAAGGACGACGTGATTCGACTCGTATTCGTCGCTTTGCTGGCGTCGGGACACTGCTTAATTGAGGATGTCCCCGGCGTAGGCAAAACCATGATGGTACGCGCTTTAGCCGTATCGCTTGGCTGTGATTTCAAGCGCGTTCAGTTCACACCAGACCTGTTGCCTTCAGATGTGACAGGTGTCTCGATATATAACCAAAAAACGCAGGAATTTGAGTTTCGGTCCGGACCTATTTTTGGCCAGGTTGTACTTGCCGATGAAATTAACCGCACGTCCCCAAAAACCCAGTCAGCCCTGCTCGAGGCACTTGAGGAACGCAATGTTACGGCAGACGGTCAGACCTATCCGCTGCCGACTCCGTTTATGGTGCTGGCAACAGAGAATCCCATTGAGTTTGAGGGAACATTCCCTTTACCGGAAGCGCAGCTCGACCGCTTCCTACTGAAATTTTCCATGGGTTACCCAAGTCTTGCTGATGAGTTGAACATCCTTGACAGGCAGCGCGTTCGCCATCCAATCGAAGACATTACAGCGGTTGTCACACCAGAGGACGTTCTCGCCTGGCGCAAAGAAACCGCAGAAGTGTTTGTCGATCCCGCTGTCAGGCGCTACCTGGTTGAAATTGTCCAGAGTACCCGCAACCATCATCAGGTGTACTTGGGCGCCAGTCCCCGTGCGAGCATTGCCTTGTTTAAGGCATCTCAGGCTTTGGCTTTTGTGTCTGGCAGGAGTTATGTTGTACCCGACGATATTCGCTACCTTGCACCGTATGTCCTCGCACATCGGGTGTTGTTATCCGCAGATGCGAGGTTGTCTGGCACGGACGTGATGGACTTTGTCGACTCGATTGTGAGCCGAATTGCGGTTCCGGTTTTACAAGGAGTCGGTCGATCATGACCATCCGCCGGGCAGGCCTCTGGGGACTCGCGCTTTTAGGCCTTATCGTTGCGTTTGTCTTCGCAAAGGTCGAAGGTGGATTTCTCGCCTGGTTTATCTTCTCGTTTGTATTCATCATCTGTCTCTATGAGTTGTTTACTGCCCTCACGGGCCTTCGCTATGTCAGCAGCGAGCGGAAGCTCTCTGCAACGCGCGTTTCCGCAGGGCAATCGCTCCAGATTCACATTGATATTCGCCGGCGCGGCTGGTGGCCGATTTTCTGGCTGAGGATACGCGACGATTTGCCGGGGCGCTGGGCGTTTGCAGTACAGGGCGGCGAGCGCGTCTTGTTGCCTCTGTGGGCGCGTGAGTTCCAGTTTTCCTACCAAATTAACAATGTGCAAAGGGGCGTTTATCGGATCGGCAATACCTCCTTGCAATCTGGCGATCTCCTTGGGCTCATGACGCAACAGCGCGTATACGACAGGTCCGACAGCGTCATCGTCTATCCGCGTGTCGTGCCTGTGCGCGGGTGGTCGAACGTTCATCCGGAGGAGCTCGGGATGCGCGAATCCACCCGACGAAGATCGGAGGAGTCGACGAACGTGCTGGGTGTCCGAGCCTACGTTCCTGGTGATAGGCTCAGCCGGATTCACTGGCCCGCTACGGCCAGATCGGGCACGCTTCTTGCAAAAGAGTTTGAAATGCATGTGTCGAGTGAGATTTTGTTCGTACCTGATGTGTCTGCGGAGAGTTATCGCGGGTTGGAATCGGGTATCTTTGAACTTGCCATGACAACGGTCGCATCGCTCATGAAATATGTGTATGAGCGGCACCGCAAATTCGGTTTGACGATTCACGGAGATACGTTGCAACGGTTTCCGGCAGGCAGCGACGAAGCGCTCTTCATGCATTGCCTCGAGGCGCTTGCGATGGCTGGACCCGCCGGTAAAACCCCATTTTCGCAATCCTTACTACGCATCGCACAGGAAGCCGCTGCTGGTACCATCGTCGTGGCCGTATCGCCTCGACTTGATAAGCAGATGGTTATCACCGTCGAGCAGTTGCGGCGCCGGACACCCGTCGAGTGGTTTGCACCGATGGTACAACACGAATTGACGTCAGTGCAGAGGAGTTCCATTCAACTGCTAGAGTCCATGCGGGTACCTGTGTATCCGCTTCGGCAGTCCGAACAGTTATCCCAGTTGGTAAGAGGGGGTGGACATCATGCCGCAAAGGTACGCTGACCAGCCAAACCTGCTGTTTCGTCTGTTGATTGGTGTGATATCCGCCGCCTGGCTTTACGCATTTTTACCTCCAATGGAGAAATTGAATCTCCTACAAGGGGCAGCGACCATCCTTCCGGTGCTCGCGATGCTGGTTCTCGGGCAGGCATTTCGCTGGCGCTTTGTGCGGTTGTTTTTGGCGCTCGTCGCCATCGTAGGCTACTCTGTCGTCTGGTGGGTTCATGGGCCGAACCTGCTTGCGTCCGTCGGGCTGTTGTTGCAGCAAGACGTGCATGAGATTTTGGGCCTTTTCCATTCATTTGGACCGAGCAGGAACAGGCAAATGGAGCCATTGCAGACAGAACTGTTCTTGGCCGTCCTTGCGATGGTTTACTGGCTTGTCGTCTACGCAGCGCTGCGACCCAAGCTATGGACGTTCTATAACTTCCTCGCGGTCCTCGTACTCGGGATTGTGGATGGAAATACCTCTGTTCATCCCAATACATCGATTGTTGTGCAACTGCTGTTGTTTGCGGTCCTTCTCGGTCTGGTCCAGTTTCGACGTCTTTCCGGGCAGCTCATCCACCGTGGGTTGCCGTTTATACGGTTCTTTCTGCCACTTTCTGCTCTGCTGGTTGTCGCTGCCGGAATTGGTTTTGTCATCCCCAAACCGGGTCCCGTCTGGGCCGATCCGTTTGCCGGTCTCGACAACTCGACCGGAGGGGCGGGACCAGCGCTGCGCCAAATCGGGTATCAGATGAACAATGCGAGACTCGGGGGTTCGTTCGTCGCAAATCATGACCCGGTTCTGAGCGTCATCTCCCCACAGCCAACATACCTGCGCGGGGCCGTGTATTCAATCTACACAGGTCATGGCTGGTTGCCGGGTGACTCGAATATGAGCCCCGTCAGCCCGGGAGAGCCGATGCCAAAGTCGATGCTCCAGTTTCAGCCAAAGAACGGCGTGGTGTATACGCCGTTGACCCAGCATATAACGGTCCTGACCAACAACTTGCACGTTCCCGTGCTGTTTGCTGCATACGCACCGGAACAACTGGTGTCTGATAATGCGAAGTCGCCGCAGTCTGGCATCGACGTGAACACAGAGACGGATGTTCTGTACGGGTCCCCTCTGACACGAGGTCGGAGTTACACAGTAACCAGTTATGAACTTCAACCACCGGACGCCATACTGACGACGCTGCCGCCCTTGCCGAAGAATCACGCCGCGGCGTTTCCGAGCAGCATCACGAATCAGTATTTGCAACTTCCCTCGACGCTGCCGCCGGATATCAAGCAACTGACGCAGAGTCTGACGAGTGGCATGACGACTGAGTACGACATCGTTGTCACGGTCGAGAATTACCTCAAATTGAACTACCCGTATGCAACCGAGGGAATACCAGTTCCTGGACCCAGACAGGACTACGTCAGCCAATTTCTGTTCGATTCGAAAAAGGGTTACTGCAATAACTTTTCTTCCAGCATGGCTGTAATGCTCCGAACTATCGGCATTCCTACACGATGGGTGACCGGATTCACAGCAGGGACGATGGATCCCCAGTACACCGGCAAGGACCAGCGCTTCGTTGTCACCAACGCGGACGCGCACTCTTGGGTTGAGGTGTACTTTCCGACTGTGGGCTGGATTCCGTTCGATCCGACGCCGCAATTTGACATGACGTACGCGCCCGATGTCTCAAGTGGCAGTTCTACGCCGTTGACACCACCAAAGCCACCTGTGACAAAGCCTACCCCGCCTGTGACACCGCCGACGACTGCAAGCCCCACAGAGGCTTCGACCGTTTCGATTGCTTGGGGGACCATCTTCCACGTACTCATGTGGGTCGTGATTGCGGCTGTCGTTCTCGGAGTCGCAATGGTCCTCTTGTTCAGACACGCAATTTCGGACAGGTACCATCAGCGCAAGTGGCGCACGGATTCTGAGGACGGTCTGAAGCGCGGCGTCCTGCATTTGGTTCGACTCCTGGTTAAGTTTGGCGATGTCAAGAAGCAGCGCCCAACGAT
The Alicyclobacillus curvatus genome window above contains:
- a CDS encoding peptidoglycan DD-metalloendopeptidase family protein; its protein translation is MKRAVLSSMVTATVLAGLIMSPVVSYASQLTIEQQKAAQLAQQKKATESKINQLKTQEQSLSGQLSQIQALVQNLDSSIIKTQADIVQRNNRIASLQQEISKTQKEIDSQYIILEQRIRVMYEDGHSSYLDVLLSATSFSDFLDRLQLLAQIAAQDKKVLTNIQTNKHHLDAEKGQVQQQLAEVRKSYNLLLTQKTQEQNQQRAEQTLLQKVHSTRLSQQAALKSENAAMQNLQTLIKQLEAEVGSYTGASDGWTWPVPGHFAISSPYGWRTWSDGTREFHNGIDIPASIGTPMVAATGGKVLYAGPASGFGDWIVIQSAGGLLEIYGHMYAYEIKVHPGEIVHKGQQIAAVGSNGFSTGPHLHFTVATGFDAAGFPISVNPTKYVGG
- a CDS encoding MoxR family ATPase; its protein translation is MAPNKTTGLTLDTWNPTVLPVVENISKVIVGKDDVIRLVFVALLASGHCLIEDVPGVGKTMMVRALAVSLGCDFKRVQFTPDLLPSDVTGVSIYNQKTQEFEFRSGPIFGQVVLADEINRTSPKTQSALLEALEERNVTADGQTYPLPTPFMVLATENPIEFEGTFPLPEAQLDRFLLKFSMGYPSLADELNILDRQRVRHPIEDITAVVTPEDVLAWRKETAEVFVDPAVRRYLVEIVQSTRNHHQVYLGASPRASIALFKASQALAFVSGRSYVVPDDIRYLAPYVLAHRVLLSADARLSGTDVMDFVDSIVSRIAVPVLQGVGRS
- a CDS encoding DUF58 domain-containing protein; this translates as MTIRRAGLWGLALLGLIVAFVFAKVEGGFLAWFIFSFVFIICLYELFTALTGLRYVSSERKLSATRVSAGQSLQIHIDIRRRGWWPIFWLRIRDDLPGRWAFAVQGGERVLLPLWAREFQFSYQINNVQRGVYRIGNTSLQSGDLLGLMTQQRVYDRSDSVIVYPRVVPVRGWSNVHPEELGMRESTRRRSEESTNVLGVRAYVPGDRLSRIHWPATARSGTLLAKEFEMHVSSEILFVPDVSAESYRGLESGIFELAMTTVASLMKYVYERHRKFGLTIHGDTLQRFPAGSDEALFMHCLEALAMAGPAGKTPFSQSLLRIAQEAAAGTIVVAVSPRLDKQMVITVEQLRRRTPVEWFAPMVQHELTSVQRSSIQLLESMRVPVYPLRQSEQLSQLVRGGGHHAAKVR
- a CDS encoding transglutaminase domain-containing protein is translated as MPQRYADQPNLLFRLLIGVISAAWLYAFLPPMEKLNLLQGAATILPVLAMLVLGQAFRWRFVRLFLALVAIVGYSVVWWVHGPNLLASVGLLLQQDVHEILGLFHSFGPSRNRQMEPLQTELFLAVLAMVYWLVVYAALRPKLWTFYNFLAVLVLGIVDGNTSVHPNTSIVVQLLLFAVLLGLVQFRRLSGQLIHRGLPFIRFFLPLSALLVVAAGIGFVIPKPGPVWADPFAGLDNSTGGAGPALRQIGYQMNNARLGGSFVANHDPVLSVISPQPTYLRGAVYSIYTGHGWLPGDSNMSPVSPGEPMPKSMLQFQPKNGVVYTPLTQHITVLTNNLHVPVLFAAYAPEQLVSDNAKSPQSGIDVNTETDVLYGSPLTRGRSYTVTSYELQPPDAILTTLPPLPKNHAAAFPSSITNQYLQLPSTLPPDIKQLTQSLTSGMTTEYDIVVTVENYLKLNYPYATEGIPVPGPRQDYVSQFLFDSKKGYCNNFSSSMAVMLRTIGIPTRWVTGFTAGTMDPQYTGKDQRFVVTNADAHSWVEVYFPTVGWIPFDPTPQFDMTYAPDVSSGSSTPLTPPKPPVTKPTPPVTPPTTASPTEASTVSIAWGTIFHVLMWVVIAAVVLGVAMVLLFRHAISDRYHQRKWRTDSEDGLKRGVLHLVRLLVKFGDVKKQRPTIRDLYPAAKSYDVPDPAFRELVETFEGLAYGGQKPRREQLRQVRQTWRQWLLAVLRRGR